A window of Deinococcus radiotolerans contains these coding sequences:
- a CDS encoding DinB family protein: MTPPSPGAVTAYLAEQFCSELELFRAALEQAPGDAFHTPRMGHSPAWHALHIAEWLRLMVLDDRTPNYHHLGWEDNARVQALGTQPAPVGESDPKGRILAALDDTGTQVVAWLEQADDSALDGEVFSAATPSGTRPRRLALGMQLRHVGYHRGQLNLLLKPQG, encoded by the coding sequence GTGACCCCCCCATCGCCCGGCGCGGTGACGGCCTACCTGGCCGAGCAGTTCTGCAGCGAACTGGAGCTGTTCCGCGCCGCGCTGGAGCAGGCGCCGGGCGACGCCTTCCACACGCCCCGGATGGGCCACAGCCCCGCGTGGCACGCCCTGCACATCGCCGAGTGGCTGCGCCTGATGGTCCTGGACGACCGCACGCCGAACTACCACCACCTCGGGTGGGAGGACAACGCCCGCGTGCAGGCGCTGGGCACCCAGCCCGCGCCCGTCGGCGAGAGCGACCCTAAGGGGCGCATCCTGGCCGCGCTGGATGACACCGGCACGCAGGTCGTCGCGTGGCTGGAACAGGCCGACGACAGCGCTCTGGACGGCGAGGTCTTCAGCGCCGCCACGCCCAGCGGCACCCGCCCCCGCCGCCTCGCCCTCGGCATGCAGCTGCGCCACGTCGGCTACCACCGCGGCCAGCTGAACCTGCTCCTCAAACCGCAGGGCTGA
- the purQ gene encoding phosphoribosylformylglycinamidine synthase subunit PurQ translates to MKTAVIQFPGSNCDGDALHAAQLLLDERAQFVWHTEAGLPQGTELVFLPGGFSYGDHLRSGAIAARSPIMQAVKAHAERGGFVLGVCNGFQVLTESGLLPGALSRNRDLHFLCRPVHLRVENTGTAFTGAYTKGQVIEVPIAHGEGNYYADPETVARLEGEGQVVFRYVDNPNGSLNDIAGIVSERGNVLGMMPHPERAVEALLGSEDGRGLFDSLKGALVSR, encoded by the coding sequence GTGAAGACGGCCGTCATCCAGTTTCCCGGCAGCAACTGCGACGGCGACGCGCTGCACGCCGCGCAGCTGCTCCTTGATGAGCGCGCGCAGTTCGTGTGGCACACCGAGGCGGGGCTGCCGCAGGGGACGGAGCTGGTGTTCCTGCCCGGCGGCTTCAGTTACGGCGATCACCTGCGCAGCGGCGCGATTGCCGCGCGCAGCCCGATCATGCAGGCCGTCAAGGCGCACGCCGAACGCGGCGGGTTCGTGCTGGGCGTCTGCAACGGCTTCCAGGTGCTGACCGAGTCCGGCCTGCTGCCCGGCGCGCTGAGTCGCAACCGCGACCTGCACTTCCTGTGCCGCCCCGTTCACCTGCGCGTGGAGAACACCGGCACGGCGTTCACCGGCGCGTACACGAAGGGGCAGGTCATCGAGGTGCCCATCGCGCACGGTGAGGGCAACTACTACGCCGACCCCGAGACGGTCGCGCGGCTGGAGGGCGAGGGGCAGGTCGTGTTCCGCTACGTGGACAACCCCAACGGCAGCCTGAACGACATCGCCGGGATCGTCAGCGAACGCGGGAACGTGCTGGGCATGATGCCCCACCCCGAGCGTGCCGTGGAGGCCCTGCTGGGCAGCGAGGACGGCCGCGGTCTGTTCGACAGCCTGAAGGGCGCGCTGGTGTCCCGGTGA
- the purS gene encoding phosphoribosylformylglycinamidine synthase subunit PurS, protein MSTFKAKVFVTLKPSILDPQGRTVERALSHLDHGNVSGVRVGKYIELTLSGSRAEVEAQLKDITENVLSNPVMEDARWELSEELVGA, encoded by the coding sequence ATGTCCACCTTTAAAGCGAAAGTGTTCGTGACCCTGAAGCCCAGCATTCTCGACCCGCAGGGCCGCACCGTGGAGCGGGCGCTGTCGCACCTCGATCACGGGAACGTGAGTGGCGTGCGCGTCGGGAAGTACATCGAACTGACCCTCTCGGGCAGCCGCGCGGAAGTGGAGGCGCAGCTGAAGGACATCACGGAGAACGTGCTCTCGAACCCCGTGATGGAGGACGCCCGCTGGGAACTGAGCGAGGAGCTGGTCGGGGCGTGA
- the purC gene encoding phosphoribosylaminoimidazolesuccinocarboxamide synthase: MTGKGELKYEGKAKRVYATPDANEYVVEYKDDATAFNGVKKAQIGGKGAINNAITAHLFPKLETAGVPTHFIRQLSDTEQLVRAVTIIPVEVIVRNVAAGSFSKRLGVEEGTELSRPVVEYCYKSDALGDPLINTDTAVALGWATPEQLTRIRELALNVQSFLVPYFAARGVRLIDFKLEFGTLADGTVVLADEISPDTCRFWDAQTNEKMDKDRFRRDLGGVEDAYAEMLRRVTAPAR; this comes from the coding sequence CCGGTAAAGGCGAACTGAAGTACGAGGGGAAAGCCAAGCGCGTCTACGCCACCCCCGACGCGAACGAGTACGTGGTGGAGTACAAGGACGACGCGACCGCCTTCAACGGCGTCAAGAAAGCCCAGATCGGCGGCAAGGGCGCGATCAACAACGCGATCACCGCGCACCTCTTCCCGAAGCTGGAAACGGCGGGCGTGCCCACCCACTTCATCCGGCAGCTGTCGGACACCGAGCAGCTCGTGCGGGCCGTGACGATCATCCCGGTGGAGGTCATCGTGCGCAACGTGGCCGCCGGGTCGTTCAGCAAACGCCTAGGCGTTGAGGAAGGCACCGAACTGTCCCGCCCGGTCGTGGAGTACTGCTACAAGAGCGACGCGCTGGGTGACCCCCTGATCAACACGGACACTGCCGTCGCGCTCGGCTGGGCCACCCCCGAGCAGCTGACGCGCATCCGTGAACTGGCGCTGAACGTGCAGTCGTTCCTCGTGCCGTACTTCGCCGCGCGCGGCGTGCGCCTCATTGACTTCAAGCTGGAATTCGGCACCCTCGCGGACGGCACGGTCGTCCTGGCCGACGAGATCAGCCCCGACACCTGCCGCTTCTGGGACGCCCAGACGAACGAGAAGATGGACAAGGACCGCTTCCGCCGCGACCTCGGCGGCGTGGAAGACGCCTATGCCGAGATGCTCCGGCGCGTGACCGCGCCTGCCCGTTGA